A section of the Hirschia baltica ATCC 49814 genome encodes:
- the meaB gene encoding methylmalonyl Co-A mutase-associated GTPase MeaB, translated as MKSLNISPEDLYSRAGLARAITWVESKREDHQQQARNLLADVMIRTGKARRIGITGVPGVGKSTFIDNFGSHLTSLGHKVAVLAVDPTSRRSGGSILGDKTRMDKLSVDPSAFIRPSPAGETLGGVARKTRETLLLCEAAGYDIILVETVGVGQSETVVADMVDVFLVLMLPNAGDELQGIKKGVLEVADIIAVNKSDIDEKAALRAARHYKNALHIMTPADPSWLPPVATISGETGSGLKALWKTIENHKIVTERSGSHDKKRSEQQLRWMNSLINDGLMHAFKQHPVVNAEMSSIIQKVADGEMPASLASDTLLKTFLQ; from the coding sequence TTGAAAAGCTTAAACATATCACCAGAAGACCTTTATTCTCGAGCTGGTTTAGCACGAGCGATAACATGGGTTGAATCAAAAAGAGAAGATCATCAACAACAAGCACGCAACCTGCTAGCTGACGTTATGATTCGCACGGGTAAGGCACGTCGAATTGGTATTACAGGAGTGCCGGGGGTTGGAAAATCTACTTTCATTGATAATTTTGGATCCCACCTTACCAGCCTTGGACATAAAGTTGCAGTTCTGGCCGTAGACCCAACCTCAAGACGATCAGGAGGTTCCATTCTCGGTGATAAGACTAGAATGGATAAATTGTCAGTTGATCCGTCAGCCTTTATTCGCCCTTCGCCAGCGGGCGAAACTCTAGGAGGTGTCGCTCGCAAAACCCGAGAAACTCTATTGTTATGTGAAGCTGCTGGATATGACATAATCCTAGTAGAAACAGTGGGGGTTGGACAATCTGAAACGGTTGTAGCAGATATGGTCGATGTTTTTCTCGTCCTAATGTTGCCCAATGCAGGAGATGAACTTCAGGGTATAAAAAAAGGTGTATTAGAAGTCGCTGATATTATTGCAGTCAATAAATCTGATATTGATGAAAAAGCAGCGTTAAGAGCAGCCCGACACTATAAAAATGCTTTGCACATAATGACACCAGCAGATCCTTCTTGGTTACCGCCCGTGGCGACCATTTCGGGAGAAACCGGATCAGGACTGAAAGCGCTCTGGAAGACAATAGAAAACCATAAAATTGTAACTGAACGCTCTGGATCGCATGACAAAAAGCGATCTGAGCAACAATTAAGATGGATGAATTCTCTTATCAATGATGGTTTAATGCACGCATTCAAACAACATCCTGTCGTTAATGCAGAAATGTCATCGATAATACAGAAAGTCGCTGATGGAGAAATGCCTGCCAGTCTCGCATCCGACACTCTGTTGAAAACGTTTTTACAGTAA